In the genome of Plasmodium chabaudi chabaudi strain AS genome assembly, chromosome: 6, one region contains:
- a CDS encoding tryptophan-rich antigen: MNYYDNAKRMLFNGVGGGAIVRTIDGAPQGGIMDNFLNICAFALIAAYMGYLIMMKSKNNKGKKEEDSLNPIPHLKNIYNKCKYTDDQAPMSKTDEWKHNAWKKWMLTLEDRWNKFINNVDKSKSEWMDKKDAQLIEWVKELQAKWLHFNPNMDQEYKIEFLKKSENWSDDKWKIWMLTEAQQLLEGDLKEWLSQAEAEYCKWTMDTWRHWKDSQIKEWITLDWKYEEDNFFSKVDEFSVEVLPVEDQRLWYAWKERIYKEGSDWKYWTSLKESKYVNENWELWEEWKNEKHEMFNEWLQLYTHKWIQQKQWRLWIGEKMSHDGHKSTSESVTVASPNEKKDDTEKKDEVKDAEKKDEVKADEMKKDDSDANNKFVIVGSAPAKPDEKKDEVKTDDKKDGDDVKGKFVIVPNTPAKSEEKKDDDDVKGKFVIVPNTPAKSEEKKDEVKTDDKKDDSDVKGKFVIVGNAPTKTDDKKDEVKIDEKKDDSDVKGKFVIVPNTPAKADDKKDEVKIDEKKDDSDVKGKFVIVPNTPAKSEEKKDEVKKDEIKKDDTHEFKSKYSTLTHSTTKADEKKDEVKKDEIKKDDTHEFKSKYSTLTHSTTKADEKKDEVKKDEVKKDEVKKDDIHELKSKYSTLTHSTTKADEKKDDTHEFKSKYSTLSHSTSKIDEKKEDNDASSLDDEHKRKHSSNPYLRTSKLT, encoded by the exons atgaattattatgaCAATGCTAAACGCATGCTGTTTAATGGCGTTGGGGGTGGAGCAATAGTTAGAACTATCGACGGTGCACCCCAAGGTGGGATTAtggataattttttgaatatatgcGCTTTTGCATTAATTGCAGCATACATGGGATATTTGATAATGATGAAATCAAag AATAATAAAGGTAAAAAGGAAGAAGATAGCCTAAATCCAATTCcccatttaaaaaatatttacaacaAATGTAAGTATACAGATGACCAAGCACCCATGTCAAAAACAGATGAATGGAAACATAATGCTTGGAAAAAATGGATGCTAACATTAGAAGATAGATGGAACAAATTTATCAACAATGTTGATAAAAGTAAAAGCGAATGGATGGATAAAAAAGATGCTCAATTGATAGAATGGGTAAAAGAACTACAAGCAAAATGGTTGCATTTTAACCCTAATATGGATCAAGAATACAAGAtcgaatttttaaaaaaatcagaAAACTGGTCTGATgataaatggaaaatatggATGTTAACAGAAGCACAACAACTTTTAGAAGGTGATCTAAAAGAATGGCTTTCTCAAGCTGAAGCAGAGTATTGTAAATGGACTATGGATACATGGCGCCATTGGAAAGATAGCCAAATAAAAGAATGGATAACTCTTGACTGGAAATATGAAGAAGATAATTTCTTTTCGAAAGTTGATGAATTTTCAGTAGAAGTATTACCAGTAGAAGACCAAAGATTATGGTATGCTTGGAAAGAAAGAATATACAAAGAAGGAAGTGATTGGAAGTATTGGACATCATTAAAGGAATCGAAATATGTCAATGAAAATTGGGAATTATGGGAAGAAtggaaaaatgaaaaacacGAAATGTTCAATGAATGGCTTCAATTATATACTCATAAATGGATTCAACAAAAACAATGGAGATTATGGATTGGAGAAAAAATGTCTCACGATGGACACAAATCTACATCTGAATCAGTTACTGTAGCTAGCCCTAATGAAAAGAAAGATGAcactgaaaaaaaagatgaagTAAAAGAtgctgaaaaaaaagatgaagTAAAAGCTgatgaaatgaaaaaagatGACAGTGATGCCAATAACAAATTTGTTATCGTAGGAAGCGCACCAGCTAAAcctgatgaaaaaaaagatgaagTGAAAACTGATGACAAAAAAGATGGCGATGATGTCAAAGGTAAATTTGTTATCGTACCAAACACACCAGCTAAATccgaagaaaaaaaagatgacGATGATGTCAAAGGTAAATTTGTTATCGTACCAAACACACCAGCTAAATccgaagaaaaaaaagatgaagTGAAAACTGATGACAAAAAAGATGACAGTGATGTTAAAGGTAAATTTGTTATCGTAGGAAATGCACCAACTAAAACTGATGACAAAAAAGATGAAGTAAaaattgatgaaaaaaaagatgacAGTGATGTCAAAGGCAAATTTGTTATCGTACCAAACACACCAGCTAAAGCCGATGACAAAAAAGATGAAGTAAaaattgatgaaaaaaaagatgacAGTGATGTCAAAGGCAAATTTGTTATCGTACCAAACACACCAGCTAAATccgaagaaaaaaaagatgaagttaaaaaagatgaaatcAAAAAAGATGACACTCATGAATTTAAAAGCAAATATAGTACCTTGACACATTCCACAACTAAAgctgatgaaaaaaaagatgaagttaaaaaagatgaaatcAAAAAAGATGACACTCATGAATTTAAAAGCAAATACAGTACCTTGACACACTCCACAACTAAAgctgatgaaaaaaaagatgaagttaaaaaagatgaagttaaaaaagatgaagTTAAAAAAGATGACATCCATGAGCTTAAAAGCAAATATAGTACCTTGACACATTCCACAACTAAAgctgatgaaaaaaaagatgataCTCATGAGTTTAAAAGCAAATATAGTACCCTATCACATTCCACATCTAaaattgatgaaaaaaaagaagataaTGATGCAAGCTCATTAGATGACGAGCATAAACGAAAACATTCATCGAATCCATACCTTCGAACCTCGAAATTGACATAA